One part of the Malus sylvestris chromosome 2, drMalSylv7.2, whole genome shotgun sequence genome encodes these proteins:
- the LOC126591133 gene encoding rac-like GTP-binding protein ARAC1 — translation MSASRFIKCVTVGDGAVGKTCLLISYTSNTFPTDYVPTVFDNFSANVVVNGSTVNLGLWDTAGQEDYNRLRPLSYRGADVFILAFSLISKASYENVSKKWIPELKHYAPGVPIILVGTKLDLRDDKQFFIDHPGAVPITTAQGEELRKLIGAPAYIECSSKTQQNVKGVFDAAIRVVLQPPKQKKKEGGKGKACSIL, via the exons atgagcgCGTCCAGGTTCATAAAGTGCGTCACGGTTGGGGACGGGGCTGTGGGCAAGACGTGTCTGCTTATCTCCTACACCAGCAACACCTTCCCCACC GATTACGTGCCAACTGTTTTCGACAATTTCAGTGCAAACGTGGTCGTGAATGGGAGCACTGTTAACCTGGGGCTATGGGACACAGCTG GACAGGAGGATTACAATAGATTAAGACCTTTGAGTTATCGTGGCGCTGATGTGTTTATACTGGCGTTCTCTCTCATCAGCAAAGCCAGCTATGAAAATGTGTCCAAGAAG TGGATCCCAGAATTGAAGCATTATGCGCCTGGTGTTCCGATCATTCTCGTTGGAACAAAGCTTG ATCTTCGGGACGACAAGCAGTTCTTTATTGACCATCCTGGTGCTGTCCCAATTACTACCGCTCAA GGAGAGGAGCTCAGGAAGCTAATTGGAGCACCAGCTTATATCGAGTGCAGTTCAAAAACTCAGCAG AATGTGAAAGGGGTCTTTGATGCAGCCATCAGGGTTGTCCTTCAACCTCCGAagcagaagaaaaaggaaggcgGCAAGGGGAAGGCATGCTCCATATTGTGA
- the LOC126591001 gene encoding vacuolar protein sorting-associated protein 35A-like, whose translation MISDGVEDEEKWLAAGIAGLQQNAFYMHRALDSNNLRDALKYSAQMLSELRTSKLSPHKYYELYMRAFDELRKLEMFFKEEARRGCSIIDLYELVQHAGNILPRLYLLCTVGSVYIKSKEAPAKDVLKDLVEMSRGIQNPVRGLFLRSYLSQVSRDKLPDIGSEYEGDADTVKDAVEFVLQNFTEMNKLWVRMQHQGPAREKEKREKERSELRDLVGKNLHVLSQIEGVDLDLYKETVLPRVLEQVVNCKDEIAQFYLMDCIIQVFPDEYHLQTLDVLLGACPQLQPSVDIKTVLSQLMERLSNYAASSTEVLPEFLQVQAFSKLSNAIGKVIEAQVDMPIIGVVTLYSSLLKFTLHVHPDRLDYADQVLGSFVKKLSGKGKIQDSRATKQVVALLSAPLEKYNDIVTALKLTNYPRVLEFLDSGTNKVMATVIIQSIMKNTTHVLTAEKVEALFELIKGLIEDLDGTLNDEVDEEDFKEEQNSVARLIQMFSNDDPEEMFKIICTVKKHILVGGPTRLPFTVPPLVFSSLKLVRKLQAQDENPFGDDASTTPKKIFQLLTQTIEALLNVPAPELALRLYLQCAETANDSDLEPVAYEFFTQAYILYEEEISDSKAQVTAIHLIIGTLQRMHVFGVENRDTLTHKATGYSAKLLKKADQCRAIYACSHLFWVDNQESMKDGERVLICLKRALRIANAAQQMSNATRGSTGSVTLFVEILNKYLYFFEKGNPQITVASVQSLIELVTTELQSDSASAEPSTDAFFKSTLRYIQFQKQKGGAVGERYESIKV comes from the exons ATGATCTCGGACGGAGTTGAAGATGAAGAGAAATGGCTGGCAGCTGGAATCGCCGGCCTCCAACAGAACGCCTTCTATATGCACCGAGCTCTG GACTCGAACAATCTCAGAGACGCGCTCAAGTACTCAGCTCAGATGCTGTCGGAGCTCCGGACCTCGAAGCTTTCCCCTCACAAGTACTACGAACTCT ATATGCGGGCGTTTGACGAATTGAGGAAATTGGAAATGTTCTTCAAGGAGGAGGCTCGGCGCGGCTGCTCCATTATCGATCTCTATGAGCTTGTTCAGCACGCCGGCAACATATTGCCTAGATT GTATCTTCTCTGTACAGTAGGTTCTGTGTACATCAAATCTAAGGAAGCTCCTGCTAAGGATGTCCTAAAAGATCTCGTTGAAATGTCCCGTGGCATTCAGAATCCTGTACGTGGGCTGTTCTTAAGGAGTTACCTTTCTCAAGTGAGTAGGGACAAATTGCCTGATATTGGTTCTGAATATGAAGG AGATGCCGACACTGTCAAGGACGCTGTTGAGTTTGTGCTCCAAAATTTCACTGAGATGAACAAACTTTGGGTGCGGATGCAACATCAG GGTCCTGCCCGGGAAAAGGAGAAAcgggagaaagaaagaagcgAGCTACGTGATCTT GTTGGTAAAAACTTGCACGTCCTAAGCCAGATAGAAGGTGTTGATTTGGATTTGTACAAAGAGACCGTGCTTCCCAGAGTCCTGGAGCAG GTTGTCAATTGTAAGGATGAGATTGCACAGTTTTATTTGATGGATTGCATAATTCAAGTCTTTCCCGATGAGTACCACTTGCAAACTCTTGACGTATTGTTGGGTGCTTGCCCCCAACTTCAG CCATCTGTTGATATTAAGACAGTTCTATCCCAGTTAATGGAAAGACTTTCAAATTATGCTGCTTCAAGTACAGAAGTATTGCCTGAGTTTTTACAAGTACAAGCTTTTTCAAAACTGAGCAATGCTATTGGAAAG GTGATTGAAGCCCAAGTTGACATGCCTATCATCGGTGTTGTCACTCTATATTCATCTCTTCTTAAATTCACCCTCCATGTGCACCCTGATCGACTTGATTATGCTGATCAAGTGTTG GGCTCATTTGTTAAGAAACTCTCTGGAAAAGGGAAAATTCAAGACAGCAGGGCGACAAAACAAGTGGTTGCACTTTTAAGTGCTCCACTTGAGAAATATAATGATATTGTCACGGCTTTGAAGCTTACAAATTATCCTCGCGTCCTGGAATTCCTTGATAGTGGAACAAATAAAGTCATGGCTACTGTTATAATTCAGAGCATTATGAAAAATACAACTCATGTTTTAACTGCTGAGAAG GTCGAGGCTTTGTTTGAATTAATAAAAGGACTTATTGAGGATTTGGATGGGACTCTTAATGATGAG GTTGATGAAGAAGATTTCAAGGAGGAGCAAAATTCAGTTGCACGACTTATTCAAATGTTTTCTAATGATGATCCTGAAGAGATGTTTAAG ATCATATGTACTGTGAAGAAGCACATCCTGGTTGGAGGACCGACGCGTTTGCCCTTTACTGTCCCTCCCCTAGTTTTCTCTTCTCTAAAG TTGGTTAGGAAATTGCAAGCCCAGGACGAGAATCCATTTGGAGATGATGCATCAACCACACCAAAGAAAATTTTTCAGCTCTTGACTCAG ACTATTGAGGCTTTGTTGAATGTTCCAGCACCTGAACTGGCATTACGGTTATATTTGCAATGTGCTGAG ACTGCAAATGACTCTGATTTGGAACCCGTTGCCTATGAATTCTTCACCCAAGCATATATTCTTTACGAAGAAGAAATTTCA GATTCGAAAGCACAGGTGACTGCCATTCATCTGATAATTGGGACTCTCCAGAGGATGCATGTATTTGGCGTTGAGAACAGGGATACTTTAACTCACAAAGCCACAGGG TATTCGGCAAAGCTTTTAAAGAAGGCTGATCAGTGCCGAGCTATATATGCTTGCTCGCACCTCTTCTGGGTCGACAATCAGGAGAGCATGAAGGATGGAGAAAG GGTACTGATTTGCCTAAAGCGAGCTTTACGAATCGCTAACGCTGCCCAACAGATGTCCAATGCTACACGGGGTAGCACTGGTTCAGTAACGCTCTTTGTTGAAATACTGAACAA GTACCTCTATTTCTTCGAGAAGGGGAACCCACAGATAACAGTTGCTTCAGTCCAAAGcctgattgaattggtcacaacTGAACTGCAAAGCGACTCGGCCTCAGCAGAGCCATCTACAGATGCTTTCTTTAAAAGCACACTGCGGTACATTCAGTTCCAGAAGCAGAAAGGTGGTGCAGTTGGTGAAAGATATGAGTCCATCAAGGTGTGA